The following proteins are encoded in a genomic region of Leucoraja erinacea ecotype New England chromosome 21, Leri_hhj_1, whole genome shotgun sequence:
- the ncoa5 gene encoding nuclear receptor coactivator 5 isoform X1 has translation MMSRRRSRSPSRERRMRGDRGASNKTDSADPRDLERRVFVGNLPTDSMVRKDLEEMFLKYGKINALSIHHGFGFVQFDRVEDAKAAVQGENERMCRGYRLDVNMAAERRNSNKSARRPSPPRRDPFAFGDERDVRRDRSPLRSTRDERDARDPLSDRYANARDPRDATYRLDVYDRYYRYDDILSRKKEPYMDRFREPWDPRASREVDDPLRRERRREELYRRYYDEIQRRYDAERPVDCSVIVVNKQQKEYAESVGRKVRDLGMVVDLIFLNTEVSLTQALEDVSRGGTAFAIVITQQHEIHRSCTVNILFGTPQEHRNMPMADAMILVARNYERYKTEMREKEREEIARKAAKMADEITMREREPTQGGLEERVNPPNIQPLLNLLADGRYLTTEEIDKIIEYLRVKKERFLRGGDSLHGPVLNPAPMTRPIMGSSGMNPLGAQQSLPNTQTLKGGLQDVQATQQQELQAKILSLFNSGTSGTNTNTAGAQGPAYGSTLSTQPQNRAGQLGLSNSSYLSQAQLRMTGPNSQLPSLMSQAVAPRATAIRSPLPQTPGLYGQQQPRGPIPNQSIVLSQAQRSGVATGINFDNPSVQKALDTLIQSGPSLSHLVNQASVQVPRPGPPMNQASMATYQRHY, from the exons ATGATGTCCCGGAGAAGAAGCAGAAGTCCGTCCCGAGAACGTAGAATGCGTGGTGACCGGGGAGCAAGTAACAAGACTGACAGTGCTGATCCTCGAGATCTTGAGAGGCGTGTTTTTGTTGGAAATTTGCCCACCGACTCCATGGTGAGgaaggatttggaggaaatgttcCTTAAATATGGCAAGATAAATG CTTTGTCAATACACCATGGATTTGGGTTTGTGCAGTTTGATCGTGTTGAGGATGCTAAAGCTGCCGTGCAAGGAGAGAACGAGCGAATGTGTAGAGGGTACAGATTAG ATGTTAATATGGCAGCTGAACGAAGAAATTCGAATAAATCTGCACGGAGACCGAGTCCTCCGAGAAG AGATCCATTTGCCTTTGGTGATGAACGTGATGTAAGGCGTGATCGCTCTCCACTCAGATCTACTAGAGATGAACGTGATGCAAGGGACCCTCTTTCCGATCGATATGCGAATGCTCGAGACCCCAGGGACGCTACATACag ACTGGACGTCTATGATCGCTATTATCGCTATGATGATATTTTGAGCAGGAAGAAGGAGCCATATATGGACAGATTCCGTGAGCCTTGGGATCCCAGAGCATCTCGTGAAGTTGATG ATCCCCTGAGAAGAGAGCGCCGAAGAGAAGAATTGTATCGGCGGTATTATGATGAAATCCAAAGACGTTATGATGCTGAAAGACCTGTGGATTGTTCAGTTATTGTAGTCAATAAACAACAAAA GGAATATGCCGAGTCGGTTGGTCGAAAGGTTCGTGACCTTGGTATGGTGGTTGACTTGATATTCCTGAATACAGAAGTGTCACTTACTCAAGCCCTTGAAGATGTCAGCAGAGGAGGCACAGCATTTGCGATTGTTATTACCCAACAACATGAGATACACAGATCATGTACTGTCAATATCCTGTTTGGGACACCACAGG AACATCGTAATATGCCAATGGCTGACGCTATGATCTTGGTTGCACGTAATTATGAAAGGTACAAGACAGAAATGCGAGAGAAGGAGCGCGAGGAGATTGCAAGAAAGGCAGCAAAAATGGCAGATGAGATAACAATGCGGGAACGGGAACCTACTCAAGGAGGTCTCGAAGAACGAGTGAATCCCCCCAATATCCAGCCATTATTGAACCTGCTTGCAGATGGAAGATACCTTACCACAGAGGAAATTGATAAAATCATCGAATATCTGAGAGTGAAAAAGGAACGATTTCTTCGGGGAGGAGACTCCTTGCATG GACCTGTTCTCAATCCAGCTCCCATGACAAGACCAATCATGGGTTCTTCAGGAATGAATCCACTTGGTGCACAACAGTCTCTGCCAAATACTCAGACTTTGAAGGGAGGTCTACAGGATGTACAAGCAACACAACAGCAAGAGCTACAAGCCAAGATCCTAAGCCTCTTCAACAGTGGAACATCTGGCACCAATACTAATACTGCAGGAGCACAGGGCCCAGCATATGGAAGTACATTAAGCACCCAGCCTCAAAATCGTGCTGGCCAGCTTGGCCTCAGTAATTCCTCATATCTATCTCAAGCTCAGCTGCGCATGACGGGTCCTAATTCACAACTTCCATCTTTAATGAGTCAAGCAGTTGCACCGAGAGCCACTGCAATTCGCTCACCTCTGCCACAAACCCCAGGTCTCTATGGCCAGCAGCAACCTCGAGGTCCAATCCCCAACCAGTCAATTGTTTTGTCTCAAGCCCAGAGATCTGGTGTTGCAACGGGTATAAACTTTGATAACCCTAGTGTGCAGAAAGCATTGGATACCCTTATTCAGAGTGGTCCATCTCTTTCCCACCTCGTAAACCAAGCCTCTGTCCAGGTACCACGTCCTGGACCTCCAATGAATCAGGCTTCTATGGCGACTTACCAACGTCACTACTGA
- the ncoa5 gene encoding nuclear receptor coactivator 5 isoform X2, whose amino-acid sequence MMSRRRSRSPSRERRMRGDRGASNKTDSADPRDLERRVFVGNLPTDSMVRKDLEEMFLKYGKINDVNMAAERRNSNKSARRPSPPRRDPFAFGDERDVRRDRSPLRSTRDERDARDPLSDRYANARDPRDATYRLDVYDRYYRYDDILSRKKEPYMDRFREPWDPRASREVDDPLRRERRREELYRRYYDEIQRRYDAERPVDCSVIVVNKQQKEYAESVGRKVRDLGMVVDLIFLNTEVSLTQALEDVSRGGTAFAIVITQQHEIHRSCTVNILFGTPQEHRNMPMADAMILVARNYERYKTEMREKEREEIARKAAKMADEITMREREPTQGGLEERVNPPNIQPLLNLLADGRYLTTEEIDKIIEYLRVKKERFLRGGDSLHGPVLNPAPMTRPIMGSSGMNPLGAQQSLPNTQTLKGGLQDVQATQQQELQAKILSLFNSGTSGTNTNTAGAQGPAYGSTLSTQPQNRAGQLGLSNSSYLSQAQLRMTGPNSQLPSLMSQAVAPRATAIRSPLPQTPGLYGQQQPRGPIPNQSIVLSQAQRSGVATGINFDNPSVQKALDTLIQSGPSLSHLVNQASVQVPRPGPPMNQASMATYQRHY is encoded by the exons ATGATGTCCCGGAGAAGAAGCAGAAGTCCGTCCCGAGAACGTAGAATGCGTGGTGACCGGGGAGCAAGTAACAAGACTGACAGTGCTGATCCTCGAGATCTTGAGAGGCGTGTTTTTGTTGGAAATTTGCCCACCGACTCCATGGTGAGgaaggatttggaggaaatgttcCTTAAATATGGCAAGATAAATG ATGTTAATATGGCAGCTGAACGAAGAAATTCGAATAAATCTGCACGGAGACCGAGTCCTCCGAGAAG AGATCCATTTGCCTTTGGTGATGAACGTGATGTAAGGCGTGATCGCTCTCCACTCAGATCTACTAGAGATGAACGTGATGCAAGGGACCCTCTTTCCGATCGATATGCGAATGCTCGAGACCCCAGGGACGCTACATACag ACTGGACGTCTATGATCGCTATTATCGCTATGATGATATTTTGAGCAGGAAGAAGGAGCCATATATGGACAGATTCCGTGAGCCTTGGGATCCCAGAGCATCTCGTGAAGTTGATG ATCCCCTGAGAAGAGAGCGCCGAAGAGAAGAATTGTATCGGCGGTATTATGATGAAATCCAAAGACGTTATGATGCTGAAAGACCTGTGGATTGTTCAGTTATTGTAGTCAATAAACAACAAAA GGAATATGCCGAGTCGGTTGGTCGAAAGGTTCGTGACCTTGGTATGGTGGTTGACTTGATATTCCTGAATACAGAAGTGTCACTTACTCAAGCCCTTGAAGATGTCAGCAGAGGAGGCACAGCATTTGCGATTGTTATTACCCAACAACATGAGATACACAGATCATGTACTGTCAATATCCTGTTTGGGACACCACAGG AACATCGTAATATGCCAATGGCTGACGCTATGATCTTGGTTGCACGTAATTATGAAAGGTACAAGACAGAAATGCGAGAGAAGGAGCGCGAGGAGATTGCAAGAAAGGCAGCAAAAATGGCAGATGAGATAACAATGCGGGAACGGGAACCTACTCAAGGAGGTCTCGAAGAACGAGTGAATCCCCCCAATATCCAGCCATTATTGAACCTGCTTGCAGATGGAAGATACCTTACCACAGAGGAAATTGATAAAATCATCGAATATCTGAGAGTGAAAAAGGAACGATTTCTTCGGGGAGGAGACTCCTTGCATG GACCTGTTCTCAATCCAGCTCCCATGACAAGACCAATCATGGGTTCTTCAGGAATGAATCCACTTGGTGCACAACAGTCTCTGCCAAATACTCAGACTTTGAAGGGAGGTCTACAGGATGTACAAGCAACACAACAGCAAGAGCTACAAGCCAAGATCCTAAGCCTCTTCAACAGTGGAACATCTGGCACCAATACTAATACTGCAGGAGCACAGGGCCCAGCATATGGAAGTACATTAAGCACCCAGCCTCAAAATCGTGCTGGCCAGCTTGGCCTCAGTAATTCCTCATATCTATCTCAAGCTCAGCTGCGCATGACGGGTCCTAATTCACAACTTCCATCTTTAATGAGTCAAGCAGTTGCACCGAGAGCCACTGCAATTCGCTCACCTCTGCCACAAACCCCAGGTCTCTATGGCCAGCAGCAACCTCGAGGTCCAATCCCCAACCAGTCAATTGTTTTGTCTCAAGCCCAGAGATCTGGTGTTGCAACGGGTATAAACTTTGATAACCCTAGTGTGCAGAAAGCATTGGATACCCTTATTCAGAGTGGTCCATCTCTTTCCCACCTCGTAAACCAAGCCTCTGTCCAGGTACCACGTCCTGGACCTCCAATGAATCAGGCTTCTATGGCGACTTACCAACGTCACTACTGA
- the ncoa5 gene encoding nuclear receptor coactivator 5 isoform X3: MAAERRNSNKSARRPSPPRRDPFAFGDERDVRRDRSPLRSTRDERDARDPLSDRYANARDPRDATYRLDVYDRYYRYDDILSRKKEPYMDRFREPWDPRASREVDDPLRRERRREELYRRYYDEIQRRYDAERPVDCSVIVVNKQQKEYAESVGRKVRDLGMVVDLIFLNTEVSLTQALEDVSRGGTAFAIVITQQHEIHRSCTVNILFGTPQEHRNMPMADAMILVARNYERYKTEMREKEREEIARKAAKMADEITMREREPTQGGLEERVNPPNIQPLLNLLADGRYLTTEEIDKIIEYLRVKKERFLRGGDSLHGPVLNPAPMTRPIMGSSGMNPLGAQQSLPNTQTLKGGLQDVQATQQQELQAKILSLFNSGTSGTNTNTAGAQGPAYGSTLSTQPQNRAGQLGLSNSSYLSQAQLRMTGPNSQLPSLMSQAVAPRATAIRSPLPQTPGLYGQQQPRGPIPNQSIVLSQAQRSGVATGINFDNPSVQKALDTLIQSGPSLSHLVNQASVQVPRPGPPMNQASMATYQRHY; this comes from the exons ATGGCAGCTGAACGAAGAAATTCGAATAAATCTGCACGGAGACCGAGTCCTCCGAGAAG AGATCCATTTGCCTTTGGTGATGAACGTGATGTAAGGCGTGATCGCTCTCCACTCAGATCTACTAGAGATGAACGTGATGCAAGGGACCCTCTTTCCGATCGATATGCGAATGCTCGAGACCCCAGGGACGCTACATACag ACTGGACGTCTATGATCGCTATTATCGCTATGATGATATTTTGAGCAGGAAGAAGGAGCCATATATGGACAGATTCCGTGAGCCTTGGGATCCCAGAGCATCTCGTGAAGTTGATG ATCCCCTGAGAAGAGAGCGCCGAAGAGAAGAATTGTATCGGCGGTATTATGATGAAATCCAAAGACGTTATGATGCTGAAAGACCTGTGGATTGTTCAGTTATTGTAGTCAATAAACAACAAAA GGAATATGCCGAGTCGGTTGGTCGAAAGGTTCGTGACCTTGGTATGGTGGTTGACTTGATATTCCTGAATACAGAAGTGTCACTTACTCAAGCCCTTGAAGATGTCAGCAGAGGAGGCACAGCATTTGCGATTGTTATTACCCAACAACATGAGATACACAGATCATGTACTGTCAATATCCTGTTTGGGACACCACAGG AACATCGTAATATGCCAATGGCTGACGCTATGATCTTGGTTGCACGTAATTATGAAAGGTACAAGACAGAAATGCGAGAGAAGGAGCGCGAGGAGATTGCAAGAAAGGCAGCAAAAATGGCAGATGAGATAACAATGCGGGAACGGGAACCTACTCAAGGAGGTCTCGAAGAACGAGTGAATCCCCCCAATATCCAGCCATTATTGAACCTGCTTGCAGATGGAAGATACCTTACCACAGAGGAAATTGATAAAATCATCGAATATCTGAGAGTGAAAAAGGAACGATTTCTTCGGGGAGGAGACTCCTTGCATG GACCTGTTCTCAATCCAGCTCCCATGACAAGACCAATCATGGGTTCTTCAGGAATGAATCCACTTGGTGCACAACAGTCTCTGCCAAATACTCAGACTTTGAAGGGAGGTCTACAGGATGTACAAGCAACACAACAGCAAGAGCTACAAGCCAAGATCCTAAGCCTCTTCAACAGTGGAACATCTGGCACCAATACTAATACTGCAGGAGCACAGGGCCCAGCATATGGAAGTACATTAAGCACCCAGCCTCAAAATCGTGCTGGCCAGCTTGGCCTCAGTAATTCCTCATATCTATCTCAAGCTCAGCTGCGCATGACGGGTCCTAATTCACAACTTCCATCTTTAATGAGTCAAGCAGTTGCACCGAGAGCCACTGCAATTCGCTCACCTCTGCCACAAACCCCAGGTCTCTATGGCCAGCAGCAACCTCGAGGTCCAATCCCCAACCAGTCAATTGTTTTGTCTCAAGCCCAGAGATCTGGTGTTGCAACGGGTATAAACTTTGATAACCCTAGTGTGCAGAAAGCATTGGATACCCTTATTCAGAGTGGTCCATCTCTTTCCCACCTCGTAAACCAAGCCTCTGTCCAGGTACCACGTCCTGGACCTCCAATGAATCAGGCTTCTATGGCGACTTACCAACGTCACTACTGA